The Pirellulales bacterium genome includes a region encoding these proteins:
- a CDS encoding class II glutamine amidotransferase → MCRWLCYTGSPVFADTLLFKPQYSLVEQSQHAQRSIYTVNGDGFGLGWYGSRPWPGIYHDTQPAWNDDNFQNLAAQIRSHMILAHVRATSGTAIQRTNCHPFRYQHWLFQHNGEIGGFDRLRRDLQLAIEPALFSQLRGTTDSETMLLLAASFGLAQDPLRALERMVGLVERTRRAHHIKDGLYMTVALTDGKRVFAVRYASDRDAPSLYHSRNLHAIQELGGKTEKLPDDGLLILSEPLDAVSEHWEKIPESTALVVENGNVSQVSFKPEE, encoded by the coding sequence ATGTGCCGCTGGCTGTGCTATACAGGTTCGCCGGTCTTTGCGGACACGCTGCTCTTCAAGCCGCAATACTCGCTGGTCGAACAAAGCCAGCACGCGCAGCGATCGATTTATACGGTCAACGGCGACGGCTTCGGCCTGGGCTGGTATGGCAGCCGCCCGTGGCCCGGCATCTATCACGACACGCAGCCGGCCTGGAACGACGACAACTTCCAGAACCTGGCGGCGCAGATCCGCTCGCACATGATCCTGGCCCACGTGCGGGCCACCAGCGGAACGGCCATCCAGCGGACAAACTGCCATCCCTTTCGCTATCAGCATTGGCTGTTTCAGCACAATGGCGAGATCGGCGGCTTCGATCGGCTGCGTCGCGATCTGCAACTGGCGATCGAGCCGGCCCTGTTTTCGCAATTGCGCGGCACGACCGACAGCGAAACCATGCTGCTACTGGCCGCGTCATTCGGCCTGGCACAAGATCCGCTACGGGCGCTTGAACGCATGGTCGGCTTAGTTGAGCGCACGCGCCGCGCGCATCACATCAAGGACGGGTTGTATATGACCGTGGCGTTGACCGATGGCAAGCGCGTATTCGCCGTGCGATACGCCAGCGATCGCGACGCGCCGAGCCTGTATCACAGCCGCAACTTGCACGCGATTCAAGAACTGGGCGGCAAAACCGAGAAACTGCCCGACGACGGACTGCTGATCCTCTCCGAACCGCTCGACGCGGTCAGCGAACATTGGGAAAAGATTCCCGAATCGACAGCCCTGGTCGTTGAAAATGGCAACGTCAGCCAGGTGTCGTTTAAACCCGAAGAGTAG